A region of the Vanrija pseudolonga chromosome 2, complete sequence genome:
AAGGTTGAAGCAGAACAGGGCGCGCGTCCATGCGTTGGCGATCTGCAGTGCCAGCGCAGTACGGTACTTGTCGTCCTCTTCAGCCAAGTAccgcacctcgtcgtgcaCCGAGATAAGATACCGCGCCTTGATACCGTACTTCTTGATGAGGTAGTCCATTGACACGATGAGCAGGTGCAGGTAGTCGACGCCAGACGACTGCACGACCCAGTTGATTCTCGACGGCAGGTAGCTGTGCCCGGCGTCAAGGAACGACTTGCGCAGCGCACGCGTCACGCCGCAGCCCAGAGCAGGGGTTGTCGGCCGGTCCATCAGTGCAATGGATTCGAGGGTGTTGAACAGATAGGATTCAGAGCCGCCATGCCAGAGGTAGTTCGTCTTGCCGGGCTGGCCCTTTCTCCCACCAAAGGCCTTGGCGCCTTTGGTCTGCTTGTAGAGGTTGGTCGCGAGGGTGTCCGCGTCTTCTTTCGACAGTTTGCCGTCGCCCTGGAGGAGCAGCTGGATCGCATGGGGCTTGCCTGCACCATAGATGCGCGAGTAGTTGAACACCTTTGCGCCATCGCGCGAAATGTTCAAAATGTTGGCAGTCTTCGAGTGCAGGTCGGTGCCAGCAGACTTGGTCCCCTCGAGGGTCATCCAGCCGATCGCGGTGGCGCCATGAGTGCCAAACTGCGAGTCGCCCATCACGCTCGAGATCCACAGTTCCTCAgagtcgacgtcggcgccgacaatggCATAACCGGGCGGTGCGCGCACCatggccttgagctcggaTCCAACGCGGTTCTTCTTCGCGTTTGACGCCGTAAGCCATGTCGCTTCGACTGCGCGGCGTGTGACCGTCCCCATTGTGATGACCGGTGGCAGGATCATGCCTCGCGATGGATCGCGGTACACCACAAATTGATCCATGATGCGCTCACGCGAGCTGATCCAGTAACTGCAGAGGGCATTCATGTTCATCGCAGCGGacgcggcgttggcgacctCGGGGTCAGGGTCGGAAGCCAGCGCTGAGGTGAGGATGCCGTTCTCAGTGGCTTTTAAGAACGCCTTGGATAATGGCGTCCCGACGTTGGCACCTTCGCCATCCTTGTGGGGGATCTTGAAGTACAGGTGCGTTTTGTCGTTGGCGAGATGTTCGTCGCCTTTGACGCCATTGATGGTGACAGCCTTAAGGATAGAAACGGCTGACTCTGGGTCGCTGCTTGCTTCTGTCACCGGCACGCGGTATAGCCACTTGTGCTCCTTGCTAATGGCAAGCGGGTAGCCCTGCCACTGCATCCGAAGCAGAAGTGGGGAGACCGATTTCCGAGTGGACAGGTCAAGTTCACCCTGAGCGACCTTGTTGTTggtcggcgcgacggtgAGATCCCAGTACCACTTTGGCCAGGTGCCATGGGGGGCACGCTTCAGTGAGAGCTTGGGTGTCGcagaggagctcgaggacgcggctGGGTTGGTTAGAATGCGTGAACGCCTGTCCCACCCACCTGAAGACGACTCGACCGTCCAGTCCAGCTGTGCGCCCCATTCGGTGTCACGGCCGTCCTTGAGCATATCCCTCGCACAGGTCATCAGCTGGTCCACAACCGCGTCCGGTCCAGCCGACGtcaggcggcgcagcagatCGGTGTACGGGCTCGTGAGGAGGCCATTCCCCACGTCCTTCCTGACGCCCTTGCCCACAAGCTTGGTTCGCCGCGCTTCGGAATGCAATGGGACACGGAAGAAGACTGCGTCGTCGAGTAGTGGCTCCAACGCTGCGTCCTTGGGTGACAGCTCTACCGGCGCGCCGTGGATGGAGcagaggtcggcgacggcctctAACGGCGCCTTGAAGCACCAGTAGTGGTCGTGTAGGTAGTACACCGGGTAACCGCGGAACGACATGCGCATGAGAAGAGGGAGGAGATAGCGTTGGGAGTGGTTGGTGGCGAGGTCGGAGGGCTCCGCAAGGGCCGTGTACCAGCGGGGCTGCAGGGCTTTCGAGGAAGCTTTGCTCGCTTTCGCCTTGGTAACTGGGGCGCTCTGGGCCACAGCACCAGACTCATCCACCCATCTCGCAGCCTTTGGCGTCCAGTCGAGCTGCGAAATCCacgggtcgtcgtcctttGGACCCGCAAGCCTGACGTTGTCCGCCAGATGTCGGAGGGCCTGTCGAACGCCTTCATTGAGCTCCTGGTACTTGGTCTCCGCGTTGCGGAGATACTCTTTCCACTGCTCGTCGACAGGCAGGAATGCGCTGCCCATGGTGAGCATGCCCGAGAAGGACACGGGGTGAGGACACGAGTTCAAGAAGAGCGGCAGGACTTCTTTGTACACCTTGTGGGTGGTGAGGACGTCGTTGGCACAGTACGtcagcagctcggcgagctcgggtCGCAACTCGGACGCATGTTTGatgctgtcgtcgccgaacCGGTCACGAATACTCTTGTCGACCTTGATGCCACAGTGGAGCGCCGCCACAtcggcgagcgagttggCAGATGTGACTTCTTCCCAAGTCTTGATCGCtccggcctcggcctcgtcggcgccgtcgttcCATTCGGCAAGACTCTGGGCCAGCAGGCTATCGCCGTTCTTTTCGGCTTCTTCCTGCAAGAACTCTGCGGTTTCGgcacgctgctcggccttgcTGACCTTGTTCTTTCGGTATTTCATCCATGCCGCTCGTTGGACCGACGTAATGCCCCGTGTGGCAACGTGGAGCGACAGAGTGTCGAGCCAGCGTGTCTGTGTGCCTTCAAGGCAGTATTCTTCCGCCACACGCTGACGGTCGTACCCTACATTGTGGCCAATGGCGATGGCTGGCGTCTTGCTGCCCTTGAACAGCGGGATAAGGGTACGAGGGCATGTCTCTGGTGTGCTCTTGTCCCACACGGGCTTGCTTCCGGCTTCGGTCCCCGTGGTTGGCGAATCCTCGAACACACTAGGGCTGAGCCAAGAGTACCATGCGTCCTTGCTCGCAGCTGTAGCCATGACAGCATATGGCGAAACTTTCCATAGCGTCTCAACGTCAAATGAAACAAtcgtctcgccgtcgaggctgtcgacgGCCGATGTGCTGCCGTCGGCAGCGTACCGAGTCCACCCTGGTCGGTCCACAACCCACTGTGGAGGCATCGGGGGAAGGTCGAGTTGGGCAAAGTCCTTCGCCATGGAAAGATACGGCTCGGCTGCGTGGTTCCCCAGCGCGTGGAAGTGTTGGCGGATATTTCCTCCTTCCAGGGCGGGCATGTCGAAGGAGATCTCCGGGAGCACTGCGGCACCTTCAGGCGACAGGCCGTGCATCCGCAAGTGGTCTTTGGAAATGGCCAGAAGATTGTCAGGGACCTTGGGCAGCGGCTCTCCGGGAAAGAGCTGCGCGTGCATGTGTTCGGAGAGCAGCTGGACACCGACAGGGTTGTGGCGGGGTGCGGCTGCCACTGTCAGCTCCAGAACGAGAACCGAGCTCACCCTTCGCCTTGGACTTCCGCTTGGTCTCGGACTTGGCTTCGACCTCCGCGGCCTCCGAGAACTCGACGGCtcgctccttgcccttgcgcgAAGGAagcggcgcgtgggcggTGAAGGGCTGCTTCGAGGGTccagcctcggcgctggcccCTGCGTCTGTGCCAGATCCCGACATGAAAGGTTTCAGATCGGAGGTCATGACCTTGAGCAGGCTTGGCAGCTTGGATTTCCTCATGGCGTCGGCTGCGATAGCATGAGCGGGGGTTGCTTGTTCACGTGGGAGGACGCACCATGtgtcgccgcgtcgagcgcgtcgagctcgcgtgACAGCTGCAGGCTCGCCTCGTAGTCTCTCCGCTCGGCAGAGCCGCGTACCGAGGttcggcgagcggcggatGCTGGTGGCAGAGACTTCTCTGCAAGCTCCTCACGCCGAACCGAAGTCGTCTTCAGTCCTCGGGACAGCGATTGGGTCGAGCAAGGCGCGATGGAGGGGAGTGTCCCGAGGGAAGGGCGGCATCGGAGCCTCGCTGGCCTTGTGAGGCGCGagacctcgacgagggccCGGGACATGATACTGGGCGCGTCGTTCTCGTTGCCTTTCTAGTCGCTCGCTGGTTGTCGTGTGAGAAGAGGGTGTATGCAAAGATGTGATTCTAGGCCGCGATCCAGTCACCTGCTTCACATGTTCTGTTCTTGGTGGCTGATTTTTGGCCACCCACATTGAGCAGCAACGACGGAACCAAATatgccgcgcgcggggtcAGTGTCCCATGCCGCAAATGACGACAGCCAGCCTTGCAGCCAGCCAAGATTGCGAAGAAGCAAAGCAAATACACACGACGCATCAGCTCCATCAATCACTTTACATCTACACTCTCTCACAACCTCCCCCCTCACCCTCGTTCACTCCTTTTCCCCACCTAGAGACTGTACAGCCGGTCACCATGAGCATCCTATCATGGTTCTCATGGGTGCGCAGCTACCTTGTGGAGCGAGGAAGGCGCTGACACTCTCCCAGTCTAAACCCACAGACTTTGAGACCGTCCTCTCCGAGCTTGCCAGCCagatcgccgaggccaagctctcCCTCTCAGAGATCCGgctccgcgagcgccgatacatcctcctcgtcacttCGTACAGCGTCACACTATGGGCGGTGTGGACTGGACTGTGGTTCGTTGGCATGCTTCCTTGGTGGCTGCTGGGCTGGAGGCCCGGGTCGACAAAGGCGGACGTGGCCGGTCTTGCTGGTGTTGTCGCCGGCCCTATTCTGTAAGTCATATCCAGGGGGTAATACGAGCTGACCACCAGCATCTGGGCACTGAACCGGATCGTCTCGTACGTCTTTGGACGCCAGCGTACTCGTGAAGGTGGGTGTAATCGCTCACCGTGGCCTGACCCATCAAAGAGAACCACCTTCGGTCGCTCCTCAAGAAGCAGCGAGCGCAGatcgacgagatcaagaagATTACAAACTATGACTCGACTCGCAAGCTCATCGAGCAGTATGACACGGGTGTGATCCCGGCGGTGAGCCGAGACTTGGCTCGAATGAGCTGACATCCAGACTCCGCAGCGCCCTGGTCAGCCCGGACCCCAGACCCCACAGCGCCCTTCGCCTCAGACCCCCACGCGTCCtggtggcgagctcggctcTCCGCTGCCTGACGGCACTCCAGGTGCTCCGCAAGGCGGCGATGACCAAGACGGCCCTGGTGCTCCAGGCGCGCCGGGTACGCCCAGAGCTCCGGGCCACCttgtcggtgccggcggtaCCCCCGGTCGTGCGTTGCCCTCAGCTTCTCCAGCTGACACATCACAGTGGCTCCTAGCACACCTGTACCCGTCCCCCATGGCATCTccgccgagcaggcggccTTCATCCGCATGCAAATGCAGAACATCCAGCCCGTCCTACCTACGCCTGAGAAGAAGTGGTACGACCGTCTGGCCGACTCGATTCTGGGCGATGATCCCAGTGAGTATGGCGTGGCTCTAGCTTCCGCAAGGCTAATCGATGTTTCAGCGCAAGCGCCTCAGAACAAGTACGCCCTTGTCTGCGCCGAGTGCTTCACACACAACGGATTGATCGGCAGCAAGTACGAATGGGAGCGAATGCGTGAGTCGGGCTTTCTTTGTTGTTAACGCGGTACTAACCCTCGTGCAGAATGGATTTGCCCTCGTAAGTCTGCAGCCCCTCACATGAGCTGACCCCCAGGCTGCAAGCATCTCAACCCGGCACCCTTGAGCCGCGCGCAGGCAGAGCTCACaggcgtcgagctgccaGAGCCCGAGACGCCATccaagccgccgcccgtgGCGCTGCCGGTTACGCCCACCGGCACGCCAGGGCACCTTCGTGCGTCACCACGCCCCCGAAGGCAGTTGggcgagcgcaaggctgcGCCGAGACTGTCACGTCTGGGCAACGAAGTGTTCTCTGCCGACGACattggcgaggacgagggcggcgattCGTTTGACGATGATGCGATGGAGGTGGACAAGTAGGAGAGGTACTCGTCTTTATGTCATTATGATGATTTTAGAACTGTTTCCGACGGTTCGGCCAATGTTTGGCTCTCGGGAGAGTCCGATTCATGGCTAGCTCGGATAGACGAGAAAGCGTCGCAAGgccgcgaggtgggtggccgCGGGTGGCCGCACATGGTGATATGTTAGCGCGGAATGGCGTTATagtggggtgagtgggcgcgcgggggtggCTGGTGGCTAGTGGCCGGCGGGTCTGGGTCTGGGTCTGGCCCAGCAGCGACCGCAGCAGCGAGTAGCGGGCCTCGTCGCTTTAGAGGCGACTTGTGCACACATCGGCGCTCATGCCGTGCCCGATATCGCGGCAGTTGTCGGCGTCCAGAGATGGTGTGCGAACAAGaacgacggcggtggccactCGTTTCTTTCGCCACACGGTTCGTGCATTCCGACTACCTCGTCAACAGCACGCACGGCACGATCGCAGCATAAAGGCATAAAGCTAATCCTCCATCCGAAAGCTAATCGATCAAGTACTGCCGTAAGGTGCAGTGGCACGGGTCGATGTGCAGTTCCGGTCTTGGCGGCAATGCGCTCGCGAAACCGAAACGAAACCGAACAGCGAAGGCATTCCGCCTAGGACAGCACGGCAGCGGCTCGGCACATCAGTGTGCCACCAATGCCATTGAGTGAcggacgagcgcgagaaaGAGAGACGCAGCCTTGTCGGCGACTCGTGAGCCGACCGCCGAGAGGCGCCAGCtggctagctagctagccaGGGTGACTGCCTCGTTGTTACTCCGACATGAGCCGACCGGGCCCACGGGTCGAGCGATTACCTAGGTGCCCGCCGACCCACGCCTGCAGCACTTACGCTCTCGCTGAGCTCGCGAGAATCTGCCTACCCAACGGCCAACCACGCCGCATCGTTGTTCCGGTcgctcgcccagccgcccgcTGTCGTCCAGTCAGATGCCGGCCTCGCATCTCGGGCGGGCGTTGCatcgttgtcctcgtcgtcgggatAACGGGTCGTTAGGGAAGAAGCCGAACATGTTGTGCGGTCGGGCGCttctggctggctggctgctgtcGGGCGGTCGAAAGGGGCAGGCGCAGGCAAGGAAGAGTAGGAACATCCGATTACATTCCCTGACAGACGATGCGTGGTGCTGGGTCAAGGCCGcctccacgacgacgacgacgacgacggcgagggatTAATGTGCGCTGTAGTTATCCCTATGGCCCCTACAGTATGCATCGTATCGAGCAAGCAACGCCCGTTCTAATGCCTGCTTACCTGCTTGCCTGGCTCGATTCTCGGGTCGTGGCCGACAAAtgcttggcctcgccgacgacttGTACCGCACAGCGCCGATGGGAGAGCTGGGCTGAAGCGAAGTAGAAAGCAAAAAAGCCAAGCCGGGCTAAGTgacacccccccccccggccCCGACACGACTCTGGGCCTCTCGTCTCATACCCAGGGCCTTGGTCGCTGGCCTTGTCCCTCAATTTcgcccctccgccgccgccgccgccgccgccgcctcctgccGCCCACCGCCTGACACTGCCTGCACACCTGACACCTGGCTGTCTGCTGCCCCCCCTCCAACGCCCCTCGCGAAAAGTGTGCAGTGCGGTGCCGTGCATGGTACAGCGTGTAGCTTcgagcccagccagccagccagccagccagcgacacCCAGTGACCGACGTTAATTCCCGCGACTCGCGCTTGTATGGGCAAAGGGCAAAGGGGCATTTTGTGCCGCCCGTCTGCTCtccccccccgccgccgcctttgCCCCTGTTCTTGCACTGTAACCTGCTgaagccagccagccagccagccagccagccagccagccagccagccagcccgtAGTGCGAAAGCAAGCAAGGGAGGCAGTAGACGGGCAATAGACTTttgccagcccagccagccagccagccagccagccagccagcgcctAGAGACGACTACCCACCGTAGTAGATGCTGTGAACAACACTGGGCCGCCCTACCACACCCATTTGCATCCACAACTACCCCTTCGCGACATCTACAACACCCACGAACACATCGCATCCGCGTCACTTCCCATCACTCTCCCTTGGCACGCGCACTCTCCTTGTCCCGCCACCGCtccacgacacgacacgcagCCCCCGCTTTCCTGATAGAgctgccgtcgacgacgacaacatcCGCGGCGTGCGCACCGACTCGAGCGATCTTGCGCATCTCAACTTAACCACGGCCGCCGTACAGGCCGCTTtcgcacccaccacccaacccctCACTCTCCCTTGAACACCAAAACACAGACATGGCTACGAGCCCGTCGGTCCTCTCCCCCCCACAGACCCAGTACGCGCTCGACTTTCTCtccctcgccggcctcgacagcCATACCCCAAACCTCGGGGACATTGaatcgccctcggcgtcaatCGGTTTTGAGCA
Encoded here:
- the LNPK gene encoding Endoplasmic reticulum junction formation protein lunapark — translated: MSILSWFSWSKPTDFETVLSELASQIAEAKLSLSEIRLRERRYILLVTSYSVTLWAVWTGLWFVGMLPWWLLGWRPGSTKADVAGLAGVVAGPILIWALNRIVSYVFGRQRTREENHLRSLLKKQRAQIDEIKKITNYDSTRKLIEQYDTGVIPATPQRPGQPGPQTPQRPSPQTPTRPGGELGSPLPDGTPGAPQGGDDQDGPGAPGAPGTPRAPGHLVGAGGTPGLAPSTPVPVPHGISAEQAAFIRMQMQNIQPVLPTPEKKWYDRLADSILGDDPTQAPQNKYALVCAECFTHNGLIGSKYEWERMQWICPRCKHLNPAPLSRAQAELTGVELPEPETPSKPPPVALPVTPTGTPGHLRASPRPRRQLGERKAAPRLSRLGNEVFSADDIGEDEGGDSFDDDAMEVDK
- the mip-1 gene encoding DNA polymerase gamma, mitochondrial; this translates as MSRALVEVSRLTRPARLRCRPSLGTLPSIAPCSTQSLSRGLKTTSVRREELAEKSLPPASAARRTSVRGSAERRDYEASLQLSRELDALDAATHADAMRKSKLPSLLKVMTSDLKPFMSGSGTDAGASAEAGPSKQPFTAHAPLPSRKGKERAVEFSEAAEVEAKSETKRKSKAKAAPRHNPVGVQLLSEHMHAQLFPGEPLPKVPDNLLAISKDHLRMHGLSPEGAAVLPEISFDMPALEGGNIRQHFHALGNHAAEPYLSMAKDFAQLDLPPMPPQWVVDRPGWTRYAADGSTSAVDSLDGETIVSFDVETLWKVSPYAVMATAASKDAWYSWLSPSVFEDSPTTGTEAGSKPVWDKSTPETCPRTLIPLFKGSKTPAIAIGHNVGYDRQRVAEEYCLEGTQTRWLDTLSLHVATRGITSVQRAAWMKYRKNKVSKAEQRAETAEFLQEEAEKNGDSLLAQSLAEWNDGADEAEAGAIKTWEEVTSANSLADVAALHCGIKVDKSIRDRFGDDSIKHASELRPELAELLTYCANDVLTTHKVYKEVLPLFLNSCPHPVSFSGMLTMGSAFLPVDEQWKEYLRNAETKYQELNEGVRQALRHLADNVRLAGPKDDDPWISQLDWTPKAARWVDESGAVAQSAPVTKAKASKASSKALQPRWYTALAEPSDLATNHSQRYLLPLLMRMSFRGYPVYYLHDHYWCFKAPLEAVADLCSIHGAPVELSPKDAALEPLLDDAVFFRVPLHSEARRTKLVGKGVRKDVGNGLLTSPYTDLLRRLTSAGPDAVVDQLMTCARDMLKDGRDTEWGAQLDWTVESSSAASSSSSATPKLSLKRAPHGTWPKWYWDLTVAPTNNKVAQGELDLSTRKSVSPLLLRMQWQGYPLAISKEHKWLYRVPVTEASSDPESAVSILKAVTINGVKGDEHLANDKTHLYFKIPHKDGEGANVGTPLSKAFLKATENGILTSALASDPDPEVANAASAAMNMNALCSYWISSRERIMDQFVVYRDPSRGMILPPVITMGTVTRRAVEATWLTASNAKKNRVGSELKAMVRAPPGYAIVGADVDSEELWISSVMGDSQFGTHGATAIGWMTLEGTKSAGTDLHSKTANILNISRDGAKVFNYSRIYGAGKPHAIQLLLQGDGKLSKEDADTLATNLYKQTKGAKAFGGRKGQPGKTNYLWHGGSESYLFNTLESIALMDRPTTPALGCGVTRALRKSFLDAGHSYLPSRINWVVQSSGVDYLHLLIVSMDYLIKKYGIKARYLISVHDEVRYLAEEDDKYRTALALQIANAWTRALFCFNLGLDDMPQGIAFFSAVDVDHILRKETDMTCVTPSHPSALDCGESLDINAVLERTGGGKLGRVVDKRPFERVADPGPPVSIFGDIQSPSHARFLSAQASTNGAGARGWLAKQAPLDDSPSGGGDDSGGSGAVFAPAPKKRASRKPKAEVYVQLGDDEPVYDAYEAHGHSSWSDADLSEALRHLSVRGPDKIRW